One window from the genome of Elaeis guineensis isolate ETL-2024a chromosome 5, EG11, whole genome shotgun sequence encodes:
- the LOC105045607 gene encoding probable galacturonosyltransferase-like 7, whose product MLWIMRISGFFSAAMVMVVLSPSLQSFPPAEAIRSSHLDGYLRFPAGTAATGARDRFSFRQAPPFRNAEECGATDDDATVCDPSLVHIAITLDVEYLRGSIAAVHSVLQHALCPENVFFHFLVSENSLEALVRSAFPQLRFKVYYFDPERVRGLISSSVRQALEQPLNYARNYLADMLEPCVRRVIYLDSDLVVVDDVAKLWRTSLGSRTVGAPEYCHANFTKYFTERFWSDPRLAGTFAGRRPCYFNTGVMVIDLVRWRRFGYTRRIVRWMEVQKGAASAVGGGRIYELGSLPPFLLVFAGHVAPIEHRWNQHGLGGDNVKGSCRDLHPGAVSLLHWSGSGKPWVRLDSKRPCPLDALWAPYDLYGRAP is encoded by the coding sequence ATGCTTTGGATCATGCGGATCTCGGGCTTCTTCTCCGCCGCCATGGTCATGGTCgtcctctccccctccctccagTCCTTCCCACCCGCCGAGGCCATCCGATCCTCCCATCTGGACGGCTACCTCCGCTTCCCCGCCGGCACCGCCGCCACTGGAGCCCGGGACCGCTTCTCATTCCGCCAGGCCCCCCCATTTCGCAATGCGGAGGAATGCGGCGCCACTGACGACGACGCCACCGTTTGTGACCCGTCCCTCGTCCACATCGCCATCACCCTCGACGTGGAGTACCTCCGTGGCTCCATCGCCGCCGTCCACTCCGTCCTGCAGCATGCCCTCTGCCCGGAGAACGTCTTCTTCCACTTCCTTGTCTCCGAGAACAGTCTCGAAGCTCTGGTCCGCTCCGCCTTCCCCCAGCTCCGGTTCAAGGTCTACTACTTCGATCCGGAGCGGGTCCGGGGCTTGATTTCCTCATCGGTGCGGCAGGCGTTGGAGCAGCCGCTCAACTACGCGAGGAACTACCTTGCCGACATGCTGGAGCCGTGCGTGCGGCGGGTGATCTACCTGGATTCCGATCTCGTGGTGGTCGACGACGTCGCGAAGCTGTGGAGGACGAGCCTGGGGTCGCGGACGGTGGGGGCGCCGGAGTACTGCCACGCCAACTTCACCAAGTACTTCACGGAGCGGTTCTGGTCGGACCCGCGGCTCGCCGGGACGTTCGCCGGCCGACGGCCGTGCTATTTCAACACGGGGGTGATGGTTATCGATCTGGTCCGATGGCGGCGTTTCGGGTACACGCGGCGGATCGTGCGGTGGATGGAGGTCCAGAAGGGCGCCGCGAGCGCTGTCGGGGGCGGCCGGATTTACGAGCTGGGCTCGCTGCCGCCGTTCCTTTTGGTGTTCGCGGGACACGTGGCGCCGATCGAGCACAGGTGGAACCAGCACGGGCTCGGCGGGGATAACGTCAAGGGCAGCTGTCGCGACCTCCACCCGGGAGCGGTCAGCCTCCTCCACTGGAGCGGCAGCGGCAAGCCCTGGGTCCGGCTCGACTCGAAGCGGCCGTGCCCCCTTGACGCCCTTTGGGCCCCCTACGACTTGTACGGCCGCGCCCCCTGA